The Thalassotalea sp. LPB0316 nucleotide sequence AATTTGATCGGCATCGCCTTGTACTAGCAAAATATCACCAACGCGTAGCGGAATACTCCCGATACTTTGTCTTTCGATATCCATCGGTTTACCTTCGCGATGCAGTGCCACAGCACTAATACCGTACTCAGAACTAAAGTTTGCACTTTTTAACGTTTTACCAATTAAACCTGAGCCCAGAATTACAACAATTTCAGCCAACACTTGGTTACCAGGATCTAAAGGATGCTCGGCATCTATTTTGTGTTTACCCGAGTGCAATGTTGCTTTGAGAACACTTTCATATTCCCTCAAACGGTCTGGAGTATCTTTAACATGAATGCGATCGTTTTCCTTGATAAGCGTATCTGGTAATGGCAATAATTTGTGAAAATCTTTACCGCGCTGAATACTTTGAATACGGATCATACCATCGGTTAATTTGATCGCTTTAGAGACCTTTTCACCAATTAACGGACAGTTCTCACCAACGTGTAAATACGCACTAAAGAGTCGAGGTGAGGTATCAGGCATGGTGGCTTCGCGCTGTGGTAATATCTTAGGCGCTACTAACCATAAGTAGAGCATGGCAACAATTGCCCCCGGTAGGACAATCGGTGCAAAGTCAAACATGCCAAAGCGCTCCATACCCATATCGGCAGCAACACTGACGACTAACAAGTTCGTTGAGGTACCAATGGTAGTAAACATACCACCAACAAGTGTCGCAAGCCCCATCGGTAATAACATGCCACTGACATTAGATTGCGTGCGGATCGCTACACTAATTAAAATAGGTAAAAGTAGAACAACGATTGGCGTATTGTTAACGAAAGCACTTAATGTGCCTGCGATAATTAGCGTGGCTAATAGCGAAAAGGATGGGCTGACCTTCCACATTCTTGAAAGCGTTCTACCAATGGGCTCTAATGCGCCGGTAAGTACAATCGCTTGACCGATGATCATCAAGGCACAAACAGTGACAAGCGCTTCGTGACCAAACCCGTGGAAAAATGTCACAGGATCGAGTTCTTCACCACGTACTTCATATGGGAAGATCGCAAAATAGACAGTAAGTACCGCGATAACGGCTAATGACGATGTTTCAAGCGCTATATCATCGCGTTTAAATAAATAAAGCGCGCCTAGCGTCAAACACAATACAAACATTGCATGTGTATTGGGGATTGATGGTAACCCAGCAAATAACATGTAACATCCCTAAAAAAGCTTGTTATTTTTTCATCACATTAGCACTTTTTCACTGAATTGATAGACTTTTATCTACTTTAAATAACAAAAAAGCGCTCATTGAGCGCTTTTGAAATAACACAATATTAACTTAATGCTTTATCGAGCTCTTCAATTTTAGCTTGCCAAATTGCAGGCCCAGTAACATGTGCAGACTCTCCCGTGCTATCAACCGCTACAGTAACAGGCATATCTTCTACTTCAAATTCATAAATAGCTTCCATACCTAAATCTTCAAACGCCACGACTTTCGCTTTCTTGATAGCTTTTGATACCAGATAAGCTGCGCCACCAACGGCCATTAAGTACACTGATTTATTGTTCTTAATCGACTCACATGTCGCCGCGCCACGCTCTGCTTTACCTATAGTACCAAGTAAACCTGTTTGCGAGAGCATCATGTCAGTAAATTTGTCCATGCGCGTTGCCGTTGTTGGGCCGGCAGGGCCAACGGCTTCATCACCAATAGCATCCACTGGGCCAACGTAATAAATAAACTTATCAGTAAAATCAACAGGTAGCGACTCACCTTTGGCAAGCATATCTTGAATGCGTTTATGCGCGGCGTCACGACCGGTTAAGATTTTGCCCGAAAGCAACACGGTTTCACCGGTTTTCCACTCGCTAACATCGGCTTTTTTCAAATCATCAACATTAACGCGACGCACATTTTCACCAACTTCCCATGTAATTTCTGGCCATTCTTCAAGTTTAGGTGGTGTTAGATCAGCAGGACCTGAACCATCAAGATGGAAATGAACATGGCGAGTCGCTGCACAGTTAGGGATCATCACAACGGGCTTAGAAGCCGCATGGGTTGGAGCTGAATTAATTTTTACATCAACGACCGTTGTTAAACCACCAAGGCCTTGAGCACCAATACCTAGTTTGTTGACTCGCTCGTAAATTTCAAGGCGAAGCTCTTCCTCAGCATTTTGCGGTCCGCGCTCAATTAATTCTTGAATATCAACCGGATCCATTAAGCTTTCTTTCGCTAATACACCCGCTTTTTCAGCTGTGCCGCCAATGCCAATACCTAACATGCCTGGTGGACACCAACCTGCGCCCATTTTAGGTAGTGTTTCAACCACCCAATCAGCGATAGAGTCAGACGGGTTAAGCATCACCATTTTGGTTTTATTCTCACTACCGCCACCTTTGGCAGCAATCATCACTTCCACGTGATCGCCAGCCACCATATCAAGGTGAACAACCGAAGGGGTATTGTCTTTGGTGTTTTTACGCGCGCCGGCAGGGTCAGCAACAATTGATGCACGCAATGGGTTATCTGGATTTAAATAAGCTCGGCGAGTACCTTCATCTACCATCTGTTGGATGGTCATGTTAGTTTTATCCCATTTAACATCCATGCCCACTTTAACAAAGCAAGTAACGATACCGGTATCCTGACAAATAGGACGTTTGCCATGAGCCGACATTCTTGAGTTAATCAGAATTTGCGCAATTGCATCTTTTGCTGCCGTACTCTGCTCTTTATGATATGCCTTCTCTAATGCTTGAACGAAATCAATCGGATGGTAGTACGAGATGTACTGCAATGAGTCAGCAATACTCTCGATGAAATCTTCTTGCTTGATAATTGTCATGAGTCTCTCTTTTTTCAATTCTTCAACTTAAGCCCTAAACTTTAGTTGAAAGTTATAATTTTGCCGATATGATACCTTGCTTAAAAGCCTCTCGCTAGCGGTTTTAGTGAGTAGCCTCAAGACAATTTGTTCAATATCATTGGGTTTACGTTGCAAACAATCAATTCTGTGTACGGCTATAGTGCCCTACCCGTTAACAATTATTCACTGGCTCAGGCATATCAAGCTATTTTCCAGCTCGCCAAACAACCTTGGGCTATGTGGTTAGATTCATGTGATAGTCAACACGTGGATAATCAATACGATATATTTGTCTGGCAGCCATTAGTTAAAATCACAACCGACAACGACACCACCCAAATAGCTGATCAACAGGGTGTCCTCAGCAAGCATCAAGTAGATCCACTGAGCATTGTTGAGCAACAGCTAAGCAAGTTATTACCCAAAGAGGATATTGCACCATCGACCTTGCCATTTAGCGGTGGTGCAGTTGGCTACTTTAGTTACGATTTGGGTCGTGCATTTGAACACTTGCCTACGATCGCAGAAAAGGATTTACCTGTACCAGATATGGCGGTTGGTGTTTACGACCAAGCCTTGATCATCGATAAATTCAATAAACAGACTTATTTGTTTTGTTGTGACAGCAAACGCCAACGCCTAGTTGAGCAGCTTACGCAACTTGCTAAATCAAGTGAAGATGCCGATTGTTTTTTACTAACAACACCGTGGCAATCAAATATGAGCCAAGCGCAGTATCGCGACAAGTTCGATAGCATCCAGCAATATTTGCGCTCTGGTGACTGTTATCAAATCAATTTAACTCAGCGTTTTAGCGCCCAATATCAAGGCGATGAATTTTCTGCCTACCTTAAGCTAAGAGCGCAAAACAATGCGCCTTTTTCCGCCTATCTCAACTTAGATGAGATCAAAGTGCTGAGCATTTCGCCTGAGCGATTTATCAAAGTAGATAATCGACAGGTGCAAACCAAACCGATAAAAGGAACAAGGCCTCGCGGCAATACAACAAAACAAGATCAAGCGAATAAGCAAGCGCTGATCAATGCTACCAAGGATAAAGCTGAAAATTTGATGATTGTTGACTTACTGCGCAACGACCTGTCTCGTGCATGTCGTCCTGGTAGCGTTAAAGTTCCCAAGCTGTTTGATATCGAAAGCTTTCCGGCAGTCCACCATTTAGTGAGCACAATTGAAGGTGAATTAGCTGACAACATGTCGGCAATTGATTTACTTCGCGGTGCCTTTCCCGGCGGCTCTATTACCGGGGCACCTAAAATACGAGCAATGGAAATTATCGAAGAGCTTGAACCACACCGCAGAAATATATATTGTGGCTCTATTGGTTATCTTAGCGCCTGCGGTAATATGGATACGAGTATCACCATTCGCACCTTAACCTGTGTTAACAACCAAATTGTTTGTAGTGCAGGTGGTGGCATAGTTGCCGATTCTATATGTGACGAAGAATATCAAGAGACCTTCGATAAA carries:
- a CDS encoding SLC13 family permease encodes the protein MLFAGLPSIPNTHAMFVLCLTLGALYLFKRDDIALETSSLAVIAVLTVYFAIFPYEVRGEELDPVTFFHGFGHEALVTVCALMIIGQAIVLTGALEPIGRTLSRMWKVSPSFSLLATLIIAGTLSAFVNNTPIVVLLLPILISVAIRTQSNVSGMLLPMGLATLVGGMFTTIGTSTNLLVVSVAADMGMERFGMFDFAPIVLPGAIVAMLYLWLVAPKILPQREATMPDTSPRLFSAYLHVGENCPLIGEKVSKAIKLTDGMIRIQSIQRGKDFHKLLPLPDTLIKENDRIHVKDTPDRLREYESVLKATLHSGKHKIDAEHPLDPGNQVLAEIVVILGSGLIGKTLKSANFSSEYGISAVALHREGKPMDIERQSIGSIPLRVGDILLVQGDADQIEELKSQQGILVVDGAAKVVQSEKAPIALGVLFGVVLMPVFGILPIVISAICGVFILLASRCLNWQEISSALSTQVILIVAASLALGAAMVSTGAAQYLAEIFVALSSSLPVGGVLAALMLLLAILTNIVSNNAAAVIGTPIAISVAQQLGAPAEPFVLAVLFGANLSYATPMAYKTNLLVMNAGGYQFSDFVKVGVPLIGLMWVTLSITLNLIYFA
- the pabB gene encoding aminodeoxychorismate synthase component I, which translates into the protein MQTINSVYGYSALPVNNYSLAQAYQAIFQLAKQPWAMWLDSCDSQHVDNQYDIFVWQPLVKITTDNDTTQIADQQGVLSKHQVDPLSIVEQQLSKLLPKEDIAPSTLPFSGGAVGYFSYDLGRAFEHLPTIAEKDLPVPDMAVGVYDQALIIDKFNKQTYLFCCDSKRQRLVEQLTQLAKSSEDADCFLLTTPWQSNMSQAQYRDKFDSIQQYLRSGDCYQINLTQRFSAQYQGDEFSAYLKLRAQNNAPFSAYLNLDEIKVLSISPERFIKVDNRQVQTKPIKGTRPRGNTTKQDQANKQALINATKDKAENLMIVDLLRNDLSRACRPGSVKVPKLFDIESFPAVHHLVSTIEGELADNMSAIDLLRGAFPGGSITGAPKIRAMEIIEELEPHRRNIYCGSIGYLSACGNMDTSITIRTLTCVNNQIVCSAGGGIVADSICDEEYQETFDKVNKILPILGEIEQ
- a CDS encoding fumarate hydratase — protein: MTIIKQEDFIESIADSLQYISYYHPIDFVQALEKAYHKEQSTAAKDAIAQILINSRMSAHGKRPICQDTGIVTCFVKVGMDVKWDKTNMTIQQMVDEGTRRAYLNPDNPLRASIVADPAGARKNTKDNTPSVVHLDMVAGDHVEVMIAAKGGGSENKTKMVMLNPSDSIADWVVETLPKMGAGWCPPGMLGIGIGGTAEKAGVLAKESLMDPVDIQELIERGPQNAEEELRLEIYERVNKLGIGAQGLGGLTTVVDVKINSAPTHAASKPVVMIPNCAATRHVHFHLDGSGPADLTPPKLEEWPEITWEVGENVRRVNVDDLKKADVSEWKTGETVLLSGKILTGRDAAHKRIQDMLAKGESLPVDFTDKFIYYVGPVDAIGDEAVGPAGPTTATRMDKFTDMMLSQTGLLGTIGKAERGAATCESIKNNKSVYLMAVGGAAYLVSKAIKKAKVVAFEDLGMEAIYEFEVEDMPVTVAVDSTGESAHVTGPAIWQAKIEELDKALS